Proteins found in one Mucilaginibacter gracilis genomic segment:
- the murB gene encoding UDP-N-acetylmuramate dehydrogenase, protein MLQIHQNVSLKNFNTFGIDASARYFVEINHENDLVELFMDPQWLTTERLVIGGGSNLLLTKIFEGLVIRINIRGIEHRINHTDVFIEAGAGEVWNDLVNYAVKWEFAGMENLSLIPGSVGASPIQNIGAYGVELKDVFESCRAFEIATGQFKFFDKEACNFGYRDSIFKQHKGQYIIVGVKFRLSLVANINTRYGAIEQELNNRGIGQPTIKDVSQVVSYIRVSKLPDPSTIGNAGSFFKNPVIPAAEFEPIKAAFPEVVNFPAGDGLVKLAAGWLIEQCGWKGKVLGNTGTWKNQALVLVNHGGATGLEVYNLSSQIIDSVYSKFGVMLEREVNIV, encoded by the coding sequence ATGCTGCAAATTCACCAAAACGTATCTTTAAAAAACTTTAACACTTTTGGTATTGATGCTTCGGCGCGGTATTTTGTGGAGATAAACCACGAGAACGATTTGGTTGAACTGTTTATGGACCCGCAATGGCTAACTACCGAACGGCTGGTAATTGGCGGCGGAAGTAATTTACTACTTACAAAAATTTTTGAGGGCTTAGTTATCCGCATTAACATACGTGGTATTGAGCACCGTATTAACCATACCGATGTTTTTATTGAAGCCGGTGCCGGCGAAGTTTGGAACGACCTGGTTAACTATGCCGTGAAATGGGAATTTGCCGGAATGGAAAATTTAAGCCTGATACCAGGTTCGGTAGGAGCATCGCCCATACAAAATATTGGTGCCTACGGCGTGGAGCTTAAAGATGTGTTTGAAAGTTGCCGCGCATTTGAAATTGCTACCGGCCAATTTAAGTTTTTTGATAAGGAAGCCTGTAACTTTGGCTATCGCGATAGCATATTTAAACAGCATAAGGGGCAGTATATTATCGTTGGCGTTAAGTTCCGGCTATCGCTTGTGGCAAATATCAATACGCGCTACGGCGCCATTGAGCAGGAGCTCAATAACCGTGGCATAGGCCAACCTACTATTAAAGATGTTTCGCAGGTGGTATCGTACATCAGGGTATCTAAACTGCCAGATCCATCAACCATAGGCAACGCGGGCAGCTTTTTTAAAAACCCTGTAATACCGGCTGCCGAATTTGAACCCATTAAAGCTGCATTTCCGGAGGTGGTTAACTTTCCGGCTGGAGACGGTTTGGTAAAGCTGGCCGCCGGATGGCTCATTGAGCAATGCGGCTGGAAGGGTAAAGTGCTTGGCAATACAGGCACCTGGAAAAACCAGGCACTGGTGCTGGTAAACCATGGCGGGGCTACCGGCCTGGAGGTATACAATTTGTCGTCGCAAATCATAGACAGTGTGTACAGTAAATTTGGCGTTATGCTGGAGCGTGAAGTAAATATTGTATAA
- a CDS encoding RNA polymerase sigma factor, with the protein MTKIEFNTMVLRQASSLRSYALHFTHDADDANDLVQDTMLKAITYYNKFKEGTNLKGWLYTIMKNTFINNYRRFVKMSTFVTKSDEISSPNLVFSSTKNQGEAKFVMDDIKRALDKLPQDYFVPFTMYFDGHKYHEIADHLEIPIGTVKTRIHVARKLLKKNLKAYDNGVKKPVYAEED; encoded by the coding sequence ATGACAAAGATTGAGTTTAACACAATGGTACTACGTCAGGCAAGTTCGTTGAGGTCATATGCACTTCACTTTACACATGACGCAGATGATGCTAACGACCTTGTTCAAGATACAATGTTAAAGGCAATAACTTATTACAATAAGTTTAAAGAAGGCACTAATTTAAAAGGATGGTTATATACCATCATGAAAAATACCTTCATCAACAATTATCGTCGTTTTGTTAAGATGAGCACTTTTGTTACTAAGAGCGATGAAATATCATCACCAAACTTAGTTTTTAGCTCAACTAAAAACCAGGGCGAAGCAAAATTTGTGATGGACGATATTAAACGCGCTTTAGATAAATTACCGCAAGATTACTTTGTACCCTTCACGATGTATTTTGACGGGCACAAATACCACGAAATAGCCGATCATTTGGAAATCCCTATCGGTACAGTTAAAACACGCATACACGTAGCGCGTAAACTGTTAAAAAAGAACTTAAAAGCTTATGACAACGGCGTTAAAAAACCCGTATATGCCGAAGAAGATTAA
- a CDS encoding phytoene desaturase family protein, which translates to MNNPQNIIVIGAGFAGLSAASVLAKEGHKVTILEKNDQPGGRARVWEKDGFKFDMGPSWYWMPDVFENYFALFDKKVTDYYQLTRLDPGYRIYYGDNDEMDVPAGMQQLEQLFDSIEPGSSAGLKQFLIQAKYKYEVAMCDYVFRPSHSITEFIDLRLIRESLRIQMLSSMSKHVRKYFTNPKLIKLLEFPVLFLGATPQNTPAMYSLMNYADLSLGTWYPMGGMNEIVKAMVSVATGLGVQIKLNTAATKINVVNGKAQSVDTNQGTFNADFIIAGADYKFVDQQLLDKQYRNYTEKHWDGRTMSPSSLVYFIGVNKKLPGIKHHNLFFDEDFDLHAHHIYTDPQWPDKPLFYVSCTSQTDDSVAPPGCENLFFLMPLAPDLHDDEETREKYFNIMMDRFEAITGQTIRNNIVVKRSYALTDFKNDYNSYKGNAYGLANTLAQTAFFKPSMKAKKVKNMLYTGQLTVPGPGVPPALISGQVAAKEAMKLMTGE; encoded by the coding sequence ATGAACAACCCCCAAAACATTATCGTTATAGGTGCCGGTTTCGCCGGTTTATCCGCCGCATCCGTGTTGGCAAAAGAAGGCCATAAGGTTACCATTCTCGAAAAAAACGATCAGCCCGGTGGCCGGGCACGTGTTTGGGAGAAAGACGGCTTTAAGTTTGATATGGGCCCAAGCTGGTATTGGATGCCCGACGTTTTTGAAAATTACTTTGCCCTGTTTGACAAAAAAGTAACCGACTACTATCAGCTTACCCGGTTAGACCCCGGCTATCGCATTTATTATGGCGATAACGACGAGATGGACGTACCCGCCGGTATGCAGCAACTTGAACAATTGTTTGATAGTATTGAGCCCGGCAGCAGCGCAGGCTTAAAGCAGTTTTTAATACAGGCCAAATACAAATATGAGGTTGCCATGTGCGATTATGTTTTTCGCCCCTCGCACTCCATTACCGAATTTATTGATCTGCGCCTCATCCGCGAAAGCCTGCGCATTCAAATGCTCAGTAGTATGAGCAAGCACGTGCGCAAGTATTTTACTAATCCTAAACTAATTAAACTGCTGGAGTTCCCGGTGCTGTTTTTAGGTGCCACGCCCCAAAATACCCCGGCCATGTACAGCCTCATGAACTATGCCGATTTATCACTGGGCACCTGGTACCCTATGGGCGGCATGAACGAAATTGTAAAGGCTATGGTTAGCGTTGCTACCGGCTTAGGTGTACAAATTAAGTTAAACACCGCCGCAACAAAAATAAATGTAGTTAACGGCAAAGCACAATCTGTTGATACCAACCAGGGCACATTTAACGCCGATTTTATTATTGCCGGGGCCGACTATAAATTTGTTGACCAGCAACTACTTGATAAACAATACCGCAACTATACCGAAAAGCACTGGGATGGCCGCACCATGTCGCCCTCAAGCCTGGTGTATTTTATTGGCGTTAACAAAAAGTTACCGGGCATAAAACATCACAATTTATTTTTTGATGAAGATTTTGATCTCCATGCCCACCACATCTACACCGATCCGCAATGGCCGGATAAGCCATTGTTTTATGTATCGTGTACATCACAAACCGATGATAGCGTTGCACCTCCGGGTTGCGAAAATTTATTTTTCCTGATGCCCCTGGCTCCCGATTTGCACGACGATGAAGAAACCCGAGAAAAGTATTTCAACATTATGATGGATCGCTTTGAAGCCATTACCGGCCAAACCATCCGCAACAACATTGTTGTAAAACGCAGCTACGCCCTAACCGATTTTAAAAACGATTACAACTCGTACAAAGGCAACGCTTATGGCCTGGCCAACACCCTTGCCCAAACGGCATTTTTTAAACCGAGCATGAAAGCCAAAAAGGTAAAAAACATGCTCTACACCGGCCAGCTAACCGTGCCGGGCCCTGGAGTACCGCCGGCTTTAATATCGGGCCAGGTAGCAGCTAAAGAAGCGATGAAGTTGATGACAGGGGAGTAA
- a CDS encoding phytoene/squalene synthase family protein: MANQMDLYTETCFKCSKVITHQYSTSFGMGIKAFDKGCQDAIYAIYGFVRYADEIVDTFHGHDKAKLIAGFRLETFIAIEQGISLNPVLQSFQYVVNKYRIEKDLIEAFLRSMEMDLEKTAYTETGYQEYIYGSAEVVGLMCLRVFCSNDDELYRKLLPGARSLGAAFQKVNFLRDVRSDFEERGRTYFPGVDFAGFTLRDKQLIEADIQQDFDNAITGIRGLPKAARLGVYVAYVYYLQLFKKIKGISPQVILQKRVRINDGYKMALYVKALLKQRFNMI, from the coding sequence ATGGCCAACCAAATGGATTTGTATACCGAAACCTGCTTTAAGTGCAGTAAAGTAATTACCCATCAATACAGTACTTCGTTCGGCATGGGCATAAAAGCCTTTGATAAGGGTTGCCAGGATGCTATTTATGCTATTTATGGTTTTGTACGCTATGCCGACGAAATTGTGGATACTTTTCACGGGCACGATAAAGCAAAACTGATTGCCGGTTTTAGGCTGGAAACCTTTATAGCCATTGAGCAGGGCATTAGCCTTAACCCGGTTTTACAATCGTTTCAATACGTGGTTAACAAATACCGTATTGAGAAGGATTTGATTGAGGCCTTTTTACGATCGATGGAGATGGACCTTGAAAAAACGGCTTACACAGAAACAGGCTATCAGGAATATATTTACGGTAGCGCGGAGGTTGTGGGGCTGATGTGCCTGCGGGTTTTTTGCAGTAACGACGATGAACTGTACAGAAAATTACTGCCGGGGGCGCGTAGCCTTGGTGCGGCTTTTCAGAAAGTGAATTTTTTGAGAGACGTGCGGTCGGACTTTGAGGAGCGGGGGCGCACCTATTTCCCCGGTGTGGATTTTGCCGGTTTTACCCTTCGCGATAAGCAGCTAATAGAGGCCGATATTCAGCAAGATTTTGATAATGCCATTACCGGGATACGCGGCCTGCCCAAAGCTGCCAGGTTGGGGGTTTATGTGGCGTATGTGTATTATTTACAGCTTTTTAAAAAAATAAAAGGTATTTCGCCGCAGGTTATACTGCAAAAACGAGTACGCATTAACGACGGTTATAAAATGGCACTATACGTTAAGGCCCTGTTAAAGCAAAGGTTTAATATGATATGA
- a CDS encoding lycopene cyclase domain-containing protein produces the protein MTHYAYLFINIATVFFPIVLSFDKRVAFYKSWKFIWPGMAITGFIFLAWDILFTLNGVWSFNPNYILGLSIAGLPLEEVLFFLTVPFACIFIYQCLNYYVKWKPADFIVGVMCSATVVYSLLNCCFNYHKLYTLVTFGTLAPLLIYIQFVLRAKWLNRFFMAYAVTLIPFYIVNGILTGVPIVLYNNAQNLGTRVGTIPLEDHFYLMALLLMNIAFFEYYRKGKAVN, from the coding sequence ATGACGCATTATGCTTACCTGTTTATTAACATTGCTACCGTGTTTTTCCCTATTGTGCTATCGTTTGATAAGCGCGTAGCTTTTTACAAAAGCTGGAAATTTATTTGGCCCGGCATGGCCATAACCGGCTTTATATTTTTAGCCTGGGACATACTTTTTACCCTTAATGGCGTTTGGAGCTTTAACCCTAATTACATTTTGGGGCTAAGCATTGCAGGGCTACCGCTTGAAGAGGTATTGTTTTTTTTAACCGTGCCCTTTGCCTGCATTTTTATTTACCAGTGCCTTAACTACTACGTTAAATGGAAACCTGCCGATTTTATTGTTGGCGTAATGTGCAGTGCCACTGTGGTATATAGCTTGCTAAACTGCTGCTTTAACTACCATAAACTTTATACCCTGGTTACCTTTGGCACACTGGCGCCTTTGCTTATTTACATACAGTTTGTGTTGCGCGCAAAGTGGCTAAACCGTTTTTTTATGGCCTATGCAGTTACTTTGATACCTTTTTATATTGTTAACGGCATACTAACGGGCGTGCCCATTGTGCTTTATAACAACGCCCAAAACCTGGGCACCAGGGTAGGCACCATACCGCTGGAAGACCATTTTTACTTAATGGCGCTATTGCTGATGAATATTGCCTTTTTTGAATATTACCGTAAAGGCAAAGCGGTTAATTAG
- a CDS encoding cytochrome b5 domain-containing protein yields MLGTPQLPTYTKSQLALRNGQDKPQIWVAYLGMIYDVTDSRLWRNGKHYEHWAGQDLTDELKDAPHTEKVFEKFVVVGVLG; encoded by the coding sequence ATGTTAGGCACTCCGCAACTACCAACCTATACCAAAAGCCAACTGGCCCTGCGTAACGGGCAAGACAAGCCCCAAATATGGGTTGCCTACCTGGGCATGATATACGACGTTACCGACAGCCGCCTATGGCGAAACGGCAAACACTACGAACACTGGGCCGGGCAGGATTTAACCGACGAACTGAAGGATGCCCCGCATACCGAAAAGGTGTTTGAAAAGTTTGTTGTGGTTGGGGTGTTGGGGTAA
- a CDS encoding phosphosulfolactate synthase, with protein MNYHLNNLPERQVKPRQHGLTMVMDKGLSCRQVEDFIEVAGPHSDIVKLGWATSFVTPKLEEKLQIYRDAKLPVYFGGTLFEAFIIRNQFDDYRRILEKYKMEYCEVSDGSITIEHDIKCEYIRKLSEQITVISEVGSKDVQKIFAPYKWIKLMNAEIEAGSWKVIAEARESGNVGIYRDSGEVRQGLVDEILTQIPQETIIWEAPQKAQQVWFIKLLGANVNLGNIAPFDMIPLETLRLGLRSDTFDHFINL; from the coding sequence ATGAACTATCATTTAAACAACCTCCCCGAGCGCCAGGTTAAACCCCGTCAGCATGGTTTAACTATGGTGATGGATAAAGGCTTAAGCTGCCGCCAGGTAGAAGATTTTATTGAAGTAGCCGGTCCGCATTCGGATATTGTAAAATTAGGTTGGGCTACGTCGTTTGTTACGCCCAAACTCGAAGAAAAATTACAGATATACCGCGATGCCAAATTGCCGGTATACTTTGGGGGTACCTTGTTTGAGGCTTTTATTATTCGTAACCAGTTTGACGATTACCGCCGCATACTCGAAAAATATAAAATGGAGTACTGCGAAGTGTCTGATGGTTCTATCACCATAGAACACGATATAAAATGCGAATACATCCGCAAGTTAAGCGAGCAGATAACCGTAATATCCGAAGTGGGCTCAAAGGATGTGCAAAAAATATTTGCGCCCTACAAATGGATTAAATTAATGAACGCCGAAATTGAAGCCGGCTCGTGGAAAGTAATTGCCGAAGCTCGCGAAAGTGGCAATGTAGGCATCTACCGCGATTCGGGCGAGGTGCGCCAGGGTTTGGTTGATGAGATATTAACCCAAATACCGCAAGAAACCATTATATGGGAAGCTCCGCAAAAAGCACAGCAGGTTTGGTTTATTAAGCTACTGGGTGCCAATGTAAACCTGGGCAACATTGCACCGTTTGATATGATACCCTTAGAAACCCTGCGTTTAGGCCTCCGCAGCGATACCTTCGATCATTTTATTAATTTGTGA
- a CDS encoding shikimate dehydrogenase family protein has product MKHFGLIGYPLTHSFSKKYFEDKFTAGKITDHQYDLFPLEHISGLLPLIHEYPDLCGLNVTIPHKISVMKYLDWVNPDAKEVGAVNCIRISSESPVMAAFNGEVGIKGHDFRLEGFNTDIYGFEMSLKPLLTNAHQKALILGNGGGAKAVKFVLNQLNIEYTSVVRSHTPNTILFTDVTEEMMMEHKLIINTTPLGTSPNVNECAPIPYQFIGNEHLLYDVVYNPEVSLFLQKGLEHNATIKNGYEMLVLQAEKSWEIWNSKTIHP; this is encoded by the coding sequence ATGAAACACTTCGGGCTAATAGGTTATCCGCTCACACACTCCTTTTCAAAAAAGTATTTTGAGGATAAATTTACGGCAGGCAAAATTACCGACCACCAATACGATCTGTTTCCGCTCGAACATATATCCGGCCTGCTGCCCTTAATACACGAATACCCCGACTTGTGCGGATTGAACGTAACCATTCCGCATAAAATAAGCGTGATGAAATACCTGGACTGGGTTAATCCCGACGCTAAAGAGGTTGGCGCAGTTAACTGCATCCGCATATCCAGCGAAAGCCCGGTTATGGCGGCCTTTAACGGTGAGGTAGGTATAAAAGGTCACGATTTTAGGTTAGAAGGGTTTAATACCGATATTTATGGTTTCGAAATGTCGTTAAAACCATTGCTCACCAACGCGCATCAAAAAGCGTTAATACTGGGTAACGGCGGCGGCGCAAAGGCCGTAAAATTTGTATTGAACCAGTTAAATATCGAGTACACTTCGGTAGTGCGCAGCCACACCCCAAACACCATTTTGTTTACCGATGTAACCGAAGAGATGATGATGGAGCATAAACTCATCATCAACACAACGCCCTTGGGTACATCGCCCAACGTAAACGAATGCGCACCAATACCCTATCAATTTATAGGTAACGAGCATTTATTGTACGATGTGGTTTATAATCCCGAAGTATCGTTGTTTCTGCAAAAGGGCCTTGAGCATAACGCCACTATAAAAAACGGCTACGAAATGCTGGTACTACAGGCCGAAAAATCATGGGAAATATGGAACTCAAAAACCATACATCCGTGA
- the gldD gene encoding gliding motility lipoprotein GldD — translation MELKNHTSVRFTAWVIVLAMLLSACGGNRDYSPKPRGFFRIEFPAKAYQQYNGGCPFTFDYPKYAVVELDSMRGSKPCWLNVQFPQFKGTLHLSYEEITSKKMFNELVEDAYLFASKHTAKASSIDEAYIAHPERKVYGLYYTIDGNTASNAQFFLTDSTHHYLRGALYFRTEPRLDSIQPVLTFIKKDMDVLIKTLKWK, via the coding sequence ATGGAACTCAAAAACCATACATCCGTGAGGTTTACTGCTTGGGTAATTGTACTGGCCATGCTGTTATCGGCTTGCGGCGGCAACCGCGATTATTCGCCAAAGCCGCGCGGCTTTTTCCGTATCGAGTTTCCGGCTAAGGCTTACCAGCAATACAATGGCGGCTGCCCCTTTACTTTCGATTATCCAAAATATGCCGTTGTTGAGCTTGATAGTATGCGCGGCTCAAAACCTTGTTGGTTAAACGTACAGTTTCCGCAATTTAAAGGCACCCTGCATTTAAGTTACGAGGAAATTACCTCCAAAAAAATGTTTAATGAGTTGGTTGAAGATGCCTACCTGTTTGCATCAAAACATACCGCCAAAGCATCTTCTATAGATGAAGCCTATATTGCCCACCCCGAGCGAAAGGTTTATGGCTTGTATTACACCATAGACGGTAACACGGCATCAAACGCCCAATTTTTTTTAACCGACAGTACCCACCACTACCTGCGGGGCGCACTATACTTCCGCACCGAACCACGGCTTGATTCTATCCAACCCGTACTCACCTTTATCAAAAAGGACATGGATGTTTTGATAAAAACTTTAAAGTGGAAGTAA
- a CDS encoding META domain-containing protein: protein MKNIYLLPMAMLLLFSCKSRTASTVTQSDSAASKATLVKETEDLRKRFMPMIEGVWVKKVYINSIVKTRSPYQSQAKLNDVASIIVKLNNLKKDSIMAGYSLNNHEGGDFTVFFKLGLKPTSLKTNLPDYENQINFYELGYSTKGADTSLILYHCNKRNKIIDSVIYTRVVRSTSSTDAGYGIDYITNKKLFTGKYELIDINGHKSTVNFTDDGKISGFLSFAKYDVNTDFVAGPGNNIDDIIFDLYTNVSADFAYRFDADTLKLFKIDYNADSTLLNFGDLRYKLIKQK, encoded by the coding sequence ATGAAAAATATTTACCTTTTGCCAATGGCTATGCTCTTGCTTTTTTCGTGCAAAAGTAGAACCGCTTCAACCGTAACTCAATCCGATTCTGCCGCAAGTAAAGCAACTTTAGTAAAAGAGACAGAAGATCTACGCAAGAGGTTTATGCCGATGATTGAAGGGGTCTGGGTTAAAAAGGTTTACATTAATTCAATTGTAAAAACGCGATCGCCGTATCAATCACAGGCAAAATTGAATGACGTTGCGAGCATAATCGTTAAATTGAATAACTTAAAAAAAGATAGTATTATGGCCGGATATAGTTTGAACAACCATGAGGGGGGTGATTTTACCGTATTTTTTAAACTGGGACTAAAACCAACGTCCCTCAAAACAAATTTGCCCGACTACGAAAATCAAATAAATTTTTACGAATTGGGATATAGTACGAAAGGCGCAGATACAAGTTTGATACTGTATCATTGCAATAAACGCAACAAAATAATAGATAGTGTTATTTATACCCGGGTGGTTAGATCAACATCTAGCACTGATGCAGGTTACGGAATAGACTATATTACCAATAAAAAGCTATTTACCGGCAAATACGAGTTGATTGATATTAACGGGCACAAATCCACAGTCAATTTTACTGACGATGGTAAAATATCCGGTTTTTTAAGTTTTGCAAAATATGATGTGAATACCGATTTTGTTGCCGGTCCGGGAAATAACATCGACGACATTATTTTTGATTTATACACCAATGTGTCTGCCGATTTTGCATACCGGTTTGATGCCGACACTTTAAAACTATTTAAAATCGATTATAATGCCGATTCAACTTTATTAAACTTTGGCGATCTTAGATATAAATTAATTAAACAGAAATAA
- a CDS encoding MBL fold metallo-hydrolase has protein sequence MLQVQAFPNNPFQENTYIVFEDGGDCAIIDPGMYTAAEQNAVVNFIKQHKLTPVMLLATHCHIDHVLGNKFVFDQYGLKPQFHKGELPLLNDAPTRGAQFGMRYELGPMPDTFLQETGTIKLANSTLELIFAPGHSPAHLCFYAPAENFLIAGDVLFRGSIGRTDLPGGDFKTLITNIEQKLLPLPDNCIVYPGHGEDTTIGFEKANNPFLID, from the coding sequence ATGTTACAAGTACAGGCATTTCCTAACAATCCTTTCCAGGAGAATACTTATATTGTTTTTGAGGATGGTGGCGATTGCGCCATTATTGACCCCGGCATGTACACCGCTGCCGAGCAAAACGCGGTGGTTAACTTTATAAAGCAACACAAATTAACGCCCGTTATGCTGCTGGCAACCCATTGCCACATCGACCATGTTTTGGGTAATAAATTTGTTTTCGATCAATACGGCCTAAAGCCACAGTTTCATAAAGGCGAGTTACCTTTACTTAACGATGCCCCCACACGCGGCGCCCAGTTTGGTATGCGTTATGAACTTGGTCCAATGCCCGATACCTTTTTACAAGAAACCGGAACCATTAAATTAGCCAATAGCACCCTGGAGTTAATATTTGCACCGGGCCATTCGCCTGCTCACTTGTGTTTTTATGCCCCTGCCGAAAACTTTTTAATAGCCGGAGATGTGCTTTTTCGCGGCAGTATAGGCCGTACAGATTTACCCGGTGGCGATTTTAAAACACTGATAACTAACATAGAGCAAAAGCTGTTGCCCCTTCCCGATAACTGTATTGTATATCCAGGCCACGGCGAGGATACCACCATTGGTTTTGAAAAGGCAAACAACCCTTTTTTAATTGATTAA
- a CDS encoding ABC transporter permease, whose translation MNTSIYIARRYLFSKKSTHAINIISGISMLGVFIGSAALIIILSGFNGFEKVIIELFNNFSPQIKIEPVKGKTFNPNQPYFNELHKNAALFSFSEVLEEKALIAYGDRKTICIVKGVSTEFLNNTDLQKIIVAGKFKLNAHNQPSAVIGSIIQSTLSVNINDQFTALQVYSPKRNVVNSINPADEFVQQSIYPAGVFSIQQDFDNIVITPLSFTRALLEQPVEVSSLELNFKPGTDVDKMQQEIRQKAGPAFTIKNRREQNEALYRILNLEKGATFCILTFILIIAIFNIVGSLTMLVMDKRKDIAILSSLGAGRMLIQGIFFFEGMLISWIGCFGGIAVGLLFCLAQLQFGLIKMGSATSVLDAYPVDLQFSNVLLVFFTVTVISVIAAAISARVSVQGLDEIKQDL comes from the coding sequence TTGAATACATCTATTTATATAGCCCGGCGATACCTTTTCTCAAAAAAAAGTACCCATGCCATTAATATTATATCGGGCATATCTATGCTGGGTGTTTTTATTGGCAGCGCGGCGCTCATTATTATACTATCGGGCTTTAACGGGTTCGAGAAAGTTATTATCGAGCTGTTCAATAATTTTAGTCCGCAAATAAAAATTGAGCCTGTAAAGGGCAAAACCTTTAACCCCAACCAACCCTATTTTAACGAGCTTCATAAAAATGCCGCCTTGTTTTCGTTTTCAGAGGTGCTTGAAGAGAAGGCCCTGATAGCCTACGGCGACCGCAAAACCATTTGTATTGTTAAAGGTGTTAGCACCGAATTTTTAAACAACACCGATCTGCAAAAGATAATCGTAGCCGGTAAGTTTAAACTCAACGCCCACAACCAGCCCTCGGCAGTAATAGGCAGTATTATACAATCAACCCTGTCGGTAAACATTAACGATCAGTTTACCGCTTTGCAGGTTTATTCGCCAAAGCGCAACGTAGTAAACTCAATTAATCCAGCCGATGAGTTTGTGCAACAGAGCATTTACCCGGCGGGCGTATTTTCCATTCAGCAAGATTTTGATAACATCGTAATCACGCCGCTATCCTTCACCCGCGCTTTGCTGGAGCAACCGGTAGAAGTATCGTCGCTCGAACTTAATTTTAAACCCGGCACCGATGTTGATAAAATGCAGCAGGAAATACGGCAAAAGGCCGGGCCCGCGTTCACCATTAAAAACCGGCGCGAGCAAAACGAAGCTTTATACCGTATTTTAAACCTCGAAAAAGGGGCAACTTTTTGCATCCTCACGTTTATACTCATCATTGCTATTTTTAATATAGTAGGCTCGCTAACCATGCTGGTGATGGATAAACGTAAAGATATTGCCATTTTAAGCAGCCTGGGTGCAGGCCGGATGCTGATACAGGGCATCTTTTTTTTCGAAGGTATGTTAATCTCGTGGATAGGTTGTTTTGGTGGCATTGCGGTTGGCTTGCTGTTTTGCCTGGCGCAATTGCAGTTTGGCTTGATAAAAATGGGCAGTGCAACCAGCGTGCTTGATGCTTACCCGGTAGATTTGCAATTTAGCAACGTATTGCTTGTTTTTTTTACCGTAACGGTTATATCGGTAATAGCGGCAGCAATTAGCGCAAGGGTTAGCGTACAAGGATTAGACGAAATCAAACAGGATTTGTAA